The Bradyrhizobium oligotrophicum S58 genome contains the following window.
TGCGCCGTTTCTATCTGGTGCCATCGGCCACCACCGCCGCGCCCGGCGAGTCCGCCGCACTCGACGTGCTGGCGCAGCTGATGGGCGCCGGCAGCAACTCCTATCTCTATCGCGCACTGGTCATCGACAAGCCGCTCGCGGTCAACGCCAGTGCGTCCTATCAGGGCACGTCGCTCGATCCGAGCCAGTTCTCCGTCGCGGCGGCGCCGCGACCGGGCGTCGAGTTCGCCCAGGTCGAGGCCGTGGTCGACAGCGTCATCGCGGAGATCGCGCAGAACCCGGTCCCGGCCTCCGATCTCGAACGCGTCAAGACGCAGCTGATCGCGGAAGCGATCTACGCCAATGACAACCAGGCGACGATGGCGCGCTGGTATGGCGGCGGCCTCACCACGGGGCTGAGCATCGAGGACATAAGGAGCTGGCCTGATCGCATCCGCGCCGTGACCGCCGAGCAGGTGCGCGCGGCGGCGCAGAAATGGCTCGACAAGAAGCGCTCGGTCACCGGCTATCTGATCAAGGACAATGCCGCCAAGCGCGAGGAGAAGCGGTCGTGAGCAACACAATGATCTTCGCCCGCCGCTTTGCCTGCACGCTCGCTGTCGCCGCTGCTGCGCTCGCGCTCGCTCCGGCTGCAGACGCCGCCACCAAGATTCAGCGCCTGGTCTCGCCCGGCGGCATCGAAGCTTGGTTCGTGCAGGACGCCACCGTGCCCTTGATCGCGATGGAATACGCCTTCCAGGGCGGCGCCTCGCAGGACCCCATTGGCAAGCCCGGCGTCGGCAATCTCGTCGCCGATCTGCTCGACGAAGGCTCCGGTGATCTCGACTCCAAGACCTTCCATGAGCGGCTCGACCGCCGCGCCATCGAGCTCTCGTTCCAGGTCGCGCGCGACAATTTCCGCGGCTCGCTGCGCATGCTGCGCGACAACAAGGACGAGGCGTTCGAGCTGCTGCGGACCGCGCTGACCTCGCCGCATTTCGACAGCGCCGATGTCGAGCGCATCCGCTCCCAGGTGATCTCCGGCCTGCGCCGCGAGACCACCAATCCGAGCTCGCTGGCGGGACGCAAATTCCTCGAGCTCTCCTTCCCCAACCATCCCTATGGCCGGCCGGCCAACGGCACGCTGGAGAGCGTGCCGACGATCACCGTCGACGATCTCAAGGACTATGTCGGCCATGTGCTCGCCAAGGACACGCTGAAGGTCGCTGTCGTCGGCGACGTCGATCCGGCCACGCTCGGCAAGCTCCTGGACCAGACGTTCGGCAGCCTGCCGGCCAAGGCCACCTTGACGGCGGTGCCCGACGTCGTCGCGACCAAGCCGCCGCAGCGGGTGCTCGTGCCGCTCGACGTGCCGCAGACCGTGATCACCTTCGGCGGTCCCGGCATCCGCCGCCACGACCCGAACTTCATGGCGGCCTACGTCGTCAACCACATCCTCGGCGGCGGCGGTCTGTCGTCGCGGCTGTACAAGGAGGTGCGCGAGAAGCGCGGCCTGGCGTACTCGGTGTATGACGCGCTGCTGTGGATGGATCACTCGGCGCTGTTCATCGGCAACACGGCAACGCGCTTCGACCGCGCCGGCGAGACCATCGCGGCCGTCGAGGGCGAAATCCGCCGCATCGCCGACGAAGGCCCGACCCAGCAGGAGCTCGACGAGGCCAAGTCCTACATCAACGGCTCGCAGATGCTGGCGCTCGACACCTCCTCCAAGCTCGCGCAGGCGATGCTGCAATATCAGCTCGACAAGATGCCGATCGACTACATCGAGAAGCGCAGCGAGATCGTCAACGCAGTGACCCTGGACGACGCCAAGAAAGCGGCCAGGCAGCTCTGGAGCCAGGGCCTGCTGACGGCCGTCGTCGGCCGCACGCCACAGGCCGCCGCCGAGCCGGCCCAGGCGCCGGCTACGGCACCGATGACGAAGACGAACTGAGCGAGGCGGCACGGTCGCCTCGCCGTGCCAGCCACGCGCCTCCTCCCTCCTTTCGGCGCCTCGTGGGCTAGATGTCGCGCGACGTTTGTCTGCGCACATCATCCGCGAGCGGATGCAACCGTTCGGGCGACGCAGGGCCGACAAGGCTGAAGCCGAGCCCTTTGTCGGCCCAGGCGTAGCCGTTCAGCGTCCCATTCGTCTGGGGCGCCATCGGCATGTTCCGGTCCACGACCATGCGACGGGCAAGCATCACGAGGCGTGTGCCATGATCGTCGTCATACATGAACATCGCCGCCGGTCCGTGCGAGGTGGCAACCACGCGCCCGCCCATCAGGCGGAAGCCGGAGGCCGACAAATCAGGGATGGCGACCGCGCGGCCGAGGCGCTGCGTCGTCCAATCGATGAGCGCATCGCGGTCGGACGCCTTGATCTCGACGGGCCGCAGATGGTCGGGCGCGTAAACCGCGTAGCTTGCGCTTGCTTCCTCGGCGAGGGCAGCGATGCCTTCCGGCGACTGGATCACGCTGTGCAGTGACCATCCGCCGGCGCCGCCGACGCACAGCAGGACGGCCGCAGCCGCGGCGGCCATCCACCATGACACCCGGGCCGGACGCCGCTGACGCGCGATGATCCGGGTGAGATTGAGCTGCGGAGGAATGGGTTCGTCGGCGATCGGACCATATCCCACCTTCAGAAGCTCGCGCTGACGGCGATAGGCTGCCACGCGCCTGGCAACATCGGGGTGAGCATCGAGATAGGCGGCGACTTCGTCCTTGCGCCGAACGTCGAGCGTCTGGTCGACGAATGCGTGAAGCTCTTCCTCAGTCATTGGCCGCGTCATTACTTCACCCTCCGCAGAAAAGGCTTCGGCGGCTGCTCTGCAACGGTACCATCCATCAACTCGACCAGCCGGTCGCGCGCCCGTGACAGGCGGGACATGACAGTGCCGACGGGAATGCCGAGAACGTCGGCGGCTTGCGCGTAGGAGAGATCCTCGACGACGACGAGAAGCAGGACCGAGCGCTGCTCCTCGGGCAGTTGATCGACACAGCGCAGCATCTGCCGGACCTCTATCGTTCTGTCCTGGGTCGCCATATGGGACAGCTCGCCCCCCGGCGCCTCGTCAATCTCCACATGGACGGGACGTCGCTTCTGTCCGCGGAAGCGGTTGACCGCCAGATTATGCAGGATCGAAAACATCCAGCTCCGCGGATCGCCGTCGAGACGGCGCTGATGCCACCGGCTGACTGCACGCTCGAGGCAGTCCTGCACCAGATCGTCCGCAGCGGAGCGATCCCGGACGAGAGCTCGGGCATAGCGGCGCAACGCCGGAATCAGTGGCTCGATCAGGCGCACCATGTCATTCATGGCCGATCCCCTTCGGGAGGTCGCTGCCCGGCCGATGGCCCGGCCGGGTCAGACTGAGGTCGTTAGTGGCCTTGCACCTGGACGATCTTGCCGGGCTTGCCTGCCGCATTCTCGGCGATGACAAGATAGCGCCTCTCGTCCTTGACTTCGCTCTGCACGATCTGCCGGATCTGACCGGCGGCATTGACGATCGCCGACCCCGCCGGGTTGGTCATGAAGTTGGCGAGCGCCTGCAGCTCGCCATGGCCCTCGGGGGAGGGCGACAATGCCAGCATATATGGCTTCTTCGGCTCGAGACCCGTCACCGAGGCTTGAAGAACCTGGATCAGGCCCTGGTCGAACAGCGAGACGCTGGTCGGAGCCTGCTCTGCCGCCTTGCCCGCCGCCGCCAAGGTCAGATGAGCCGCCTGCCCGGCGACACCGAGCGGCTGCAGGTTATCGGTGCCTGCCCCTTCCGGAACGGCATTCGGAACATAGGTGATCGCCTGCGGCGCCTGGCCAATCGGAATGTTCGCAATGACCTTGTTGGTCAGCGTGTCGATCGCGGCCAGCGCGTCGGCATTCTCCAGTCCGACATAGACGCGGGTGCCGTCGCCGGACGGCCAGACGCCATGCGGCAGATTGCCGACTGGGATCGTCGCGACCTGCTCGAAATTGTCGGTGCGGAACACCTTCACCACATTCAGGCCGCCGACAGTCACATAGGCGAACGAGCCGTTGCCGTTGACCGCGAAATTGACGTGGTTGGTGATCGGACCGGTATTCAGGGTCTTGATCAGGTTGAACGGCGGCTGCGCATCGAAGACCTGCGTCTTGCCGATGTCCTTGAGCGTGAACCAGACCTGCTTGCCGTCGGCCGTCGCCGCGATGTTCGGGCAGAACGGGCTCTCCTGCTTCACGCGCGCGACGATCTGGTGATCGGCAACTGTGACAACATCGGTCTCTGGATTGAAGGACGAGCAGATGTAGCCGTACTTTCCGTCGGGCGAGAAGATCTGCATGCCGGGGCCGTTCGGCGTCCGGATGCGGGTCTTTTCCTCGAAGCTAGAGGCATTGAGCACCGAGACGTAGTCTTCGCCGCGGACCGTCACCCAGACTTCCTTGCCGTCCGGTGTGAAGAAGGCTTCGTGCGGCGAACGGCCAACATAGGTCGTGTGCTTGACGGCGTTGGTCGCCGTATCGATGAAGGTCACCGAGTTGGACCCGATCGAGACGATGGCGAGCGTCTTGTGGTCCGGCGAGAAGCCCATACCGTGGACGAGCACCTGCCCCCTGTAGAGCGGGCTGAAATTGACGGGCTGCGGATCGCCCAGGCGGATCACGCCGAGAAGCCTGTTGTCGACGGGATCGGTGACCGACACCGTGTTCGAGAACTGCTCGGCCGCATAGACCCGGTCGCGATGGCTGACGGCGATGTCAGGGGACGCTGCCGCCGGAGCCTGCCCCGCCCAGGCCGATGAGCACGCCAGGATCGTGCTTGCCAGCAGACCTGCGGTCAACAAACTACGCTTCATCTGTTCATGCTCCTATTTCGTGGCGGCGGGTCGGGGCATCGTCATGCCGTCTTTCGACATGGACGAATGGTTGTGCATGGCTGCCGGCGCCGATGCAGGCGCGGGCGCCATTTGCGTTGGCGCGGCCGTTTGGGTGGGCAGGGGCTGGCCGAGCGCAAGGCGCATGGCGTTGATCTCCTGCTGCTGCTCGACGACGATTTCCTGCGCAATGCGCCTGAGCTGCTCGTTCGTCCCGTAGCGGAGCTCGGCGAGCGCCATATCGATGGCGCCCTGATGATGGGGGATCATCATCGCGGCAAAATCGACGTCGACGTCACCGGTGGGCTTGACGTCCATGCCCGCCATCATCTTGTCCATCGCCGCATTGTTCTCGGCGATAAACGGCGCCTCGGCCGCAATCGCGGCGTCTGCCGGCACCGGAGCTGCCTTGGCATCCGCATGGCCCGTCTGTGCCCGGCTGCACAGCGGGCTGACGGCAAAGCCGAGCGCGGCGGCCAGCGCGAGAGCGCTCGCGCGCGGCAGAAATGAAACAGACATGCGGTCCAGCTCCAGATGCGAAAATGACGGTCATCGGGGTGGACGTGCGCGGAGAGGGGTTATTCCATCGCGCTCGCAAAATTTCGGCTTGGCACGACGATGTGGCCTCTCATCCTCCGCAAGACACGGTCGGTCGGCGAGCCATCTGCCTCGGCTTTTGGGCCAATCGCCCCGCTATTCACCGAGCAGGCCGCCCGCATCGCGGGCATAATACGTCGGTGCGTCGGCCGGCATGGCGGAGGGCCAACTCGAGTTCCAGGTCCGCAAACCCATCCATAACTTCTGATAAAAATAAACCGCTTGCGCATTTTCGGAAATCGTGATTGTATCCGCCCATCCCGCCTCACCGCAGAGGGGCGTTGCGCGCGATCGTCACGACACGCGAGGTGGGGATGCGATGGCCGCTGATGTGCCGCAGCGTGGGGGAACCTGCGCCGACGAACGGCATGTTGCGGACGTGAAGTCGCAGCGTCCTGATACCCCGACGCTGGTATCAACCTGGCGCAATGCCAACGCATTGCGCTGGGGATGGTGGCCAACAAGCCCGGCGCACCAGGGAGACTGCGTATAAGCGTGAAGACCGTCGCGCAGGGAATGCCGGATGATCGGCACCACCTGTGGTACCTGCCGCCTGCATTTTTTTCGCAGGCGGGCCATGGGTGAGGCCTTCACCCGGCATTCCCTGCGCCCTCTGCATTTCAAGAGGGACGAACGGATCGGACAGCTCGGGCGCAATGCGCCGCGAGACTGTACTGACATGTCCCCGACATGCCGCGTACCTCAAATTCCATCGGCTGTTTGAACCGCGAATCCGCCTCACCTCCGCTGTCGTCCCGAACAAGCCGCGACGCGCAAAGCGCGGCGTGGCGCCGATCCGGGACCCATACGCCGTGCCGGCTGTGACGTGGAAGGTGTCAACGAGCAGCCGGCCACAAACCACTCCCCGGGGTTATGGATCCCGGCGTTCGCCGGGATGACAGTGGAGATTTTGGCATGCGTCCCGGGCCGACCGCCGATTGTTCGTCCCCGCGCGCGCCGGCTCTAAACCCGCTATGGTGCACGCGAAAACATCGATTCCACCTGGTGCCCCATGCTGCGGATTTCCCGCGACCTTGCCATCGACGAGAACGACATCGAGATCTCGTTCGTCCGCGCCTCCGGCCCCGGCGGCCAGAACGTCAACAAGCTGTCGACATCGGCGCAGCTGCGTTTCGACACCAGCCGCATCACGCTGCCCGAAGATGCGGCCGAGCGACTGGCGCGGCTGGCCGGCCAGCGCATGACCAAGAACGGCGTCATCGTGATCCAGGCCGAGCGCTTCCGCACCCAGGAGCGCAACAAGGCCGATGCCATCGAGCGACTGACCACGCTGCTGCGCGAAGCCATGGTGCGGCCCAAGGCGCGGCGGCCGACCAAGCCGACCTTCGGCTCCAAGCAGCGACGGCTCGAAGGCAAGAAGCGCCGCGGCGACGTCAAGGCCGGCCGCGGCGGCCGCTTCGACGATTAGTCCGAAGCGCTGACATATCCAACGACGCGCGCCGCCATGCGCACGCTTTGTTCTCGCTGAAACAGCCCGCTACTACCACGCCCCATCCCCTGCGACCTACGCTCGGAAAAAATTGCGAGCGAGGATCGATGTCGGGACGGCGTGCGGCGCAATATGCGCGTCTTGTTTGCGGGTCATTCGTCGGCGCGGTGCTGAGCACGGCGACCGCATCAGCGCAAATGGCGCTGCCCTCGCCGAAGCCGGCCGACGGCGCGACCTTGTTCAAGCAGCAATGCGGTGTCTGCCATACGCTGAGCAGCAGCGAGCCGATGCGACAGGGGCCGCCGCTGTCGAAAGTCGTCGGCCGCCGCGCCGGTTCGGTCGACGGCTTCCGCTATTCGGCCGGCTTCGCCAAGGCCGACTTCACCTGGGACGAGGCCAGGCTCGACGCCTGGCTGACCAATCCGCAAGAGCTGATCCCCGGCGCCGTGATGGCCTATCGCCAGGCCAAGCCCGAATTGCGCGCCGCGATCATCAACTATCTGAAGGACAATTGAGATGGCCAAGCCCGTACATTCCATGATCCGCGTGCTCGACGAGGCCAAGGCGCTCGACTTCTACAAGCGCGCCTTCGGGCTGGAGATCGCCGACAACCTTCGCTTCGACGGCTTTGCGCTGATCTATCTGCGCCATCCCTCCTCGCCGTTCGAGGTCGAGCTCACCGTCAACTACGATCGCAAGGAGCCGTATACGCTCGGCGACGGCTACGGCCATCTCGCGGTCGTGGTCGACGATCTCGATGCCGAGCATGCCCGCTTCGAGCGCGAGAACCTGGCGCCCGGCCCGCTGCGCGACTTCAAGCACAATGGCGCGACGCTGGCGCGCTTCTTCTTCGTCAGCGATCCCGACGGCTACAAGATCGAGGTCATCCAGCGCGGCGGCCGCTTCGGCTAGCCGCAGAACGACGCAAATACATAAACAAAAAACCCACGGAGGATACCCATGAGAGAAGTCGATCGCCGCAACAAATACGACCGCCGCGTCTTTCTCAGGGGCGCGGCCGCGACCGTGCCGGCCGCAGCCGTCGCCTCCGCGACCGGACTCGGCGTCACCGACGCCTGGGCCGAGGATGCCAAGGCGCTGACGCCGGCGACCCTGAAGACGCTGGTGAAGGTCGCGCGCGACATCTATCCGCACGACTTCCTCGCCGACCGCTATTACATCACCGCGGTCATGCCGTGGGATGGCAAGGCCGCGGAGGACGCCGCGGTCAAGGCGATGATCAATGACGGGATCGCCCGGCTCGACCAGGATGCGCGCGACCGCCACAAGGTGCCGTATGCGCAGGTGCCGTGGGAGACCGACCGCGTCGCGCTGCTCCAGGGCATCGAGCAGACCACCTTCTTCAAGACCATCCGCGGCGACCTCGTGGTGTCGCTCTACAATCAGAAAGAGCTCTGGCCGAAGTTCGGCTACGAGGGCTCCTCCGCCGAGCATGGCGGCTACATCAACCGTGGCTTCTCCGACATCGACTGGCTGCCGAAAGCCTGACGCCGGCGAACAACAGAAAACACGGAGGACACCACCATGGCAAAATTCGATCAGAACGATTCGAGCGTCGTCGTCATCATCGGCTCGGGGGCCGGCGGCGGCACCTTGGGCAACGAGCTCGCACAGAAGGGCATCAAGGTCGTCATTCTCGAAGCCGGCAATCGCTACGAGATTCCCGACTTCATCAACGACGAATGGGAGAGCTTCACCCAGCTCGCCTGGACCGACATGCGCACGACCTCAGGCACCTGGCGCGTCGCCAAGGACTTCGCCAATCTGCCGGCCTGGATCGTCAAGGCGGTCGGCGGCTCGACGGTGCACTGGGCCGGCGCCTCGCTGCGCTTCGACGAGCACGAGTTCAAGGCCCGCACCACCTATGGCGGCGTGCCCGGCACGAGCCTCCACGATTGGCCGGTGACGCTCGCCGAGATGGAGCCATGGTACGCCAAGGCCGAGTTCAAAATGGGCGTGACGCGCACCAACGACATCCCGGGTCTGCCCGGCAACAACAACTTCAAGGTCCTCGAGGCCGGCGCCCGCAAGCTCGGCTACAAGACCGTGCACACCGGCAACATGGCGATCAACTCGCAGCCGCGCGACGGCCGCGGCGCCTGCCAGCAGATCGGCTTCTGCTTCCAGGGCTGCAAGTCCGGTGCGAAATGGTCGACCTTGTACACCGAGATTCCGAAGGGCGAGGCCACCGGCAATCTCGAGGTGCGCTCGGGCAGCATGGCGATCAA
Protein-coding sequences here:
- a CDS encoding anti-sigma factor family protein, producing the protein MTEEELHAFVDQTLDVRRKDEVAAYLDAHPDVARRVAAYRRQRELLKVGYGPIADEPIPPQLNLTRIIARQRRPARVSWWMAAAAAAVLLCVGGAGGWSLHSVIQSPEGIAALAEEASASYAVYAPDHLRPVEIKASDRDALIDWTTQRLGRAVAIPDLSASGFRLMGGRVVATSHGPAAMFMYDDDHGTRLVMLARRMVVDRNMPMAPQTNGTLNGYAWADKGLGFSLVGPASPERLHPLADDVRRQTSRDI
- a CDS encoding c-type cytochrome, with protein sequence MALPSPKPADGATLFKQQCGVCHTLSSSEPMRQGPPLSKVVGRRAGSVDGFRYSAGFAKADFTWDEARLDAWLTNPQELIPGAVMAYRQAKPELRAAIINYLKDN
- the arfB gene encoding alternative ribosome rescue aminoacyl-tRNA hydrolase ArfB, whose translation is MLRISRDLAIDENDIEISFVRASGPGGQNVNKLSTSAQLRFDTSRITLPEDAAERLARLAGQRMTKNGVIVIQAERFRTQERNKADAIERLTTLLREAMVRPKARRPTKPTFGSKQRRLEGKKRRGDVKAGRGGRFDD
- a CDS encoding DUF305 domain-containing protein yields the protein MSVSFLPRASALALAAALGFAVSPLCSRAQTGHADAKAAPVPADAAIAAEAPFIAENNAAMDKMMAGMDVKPTGDVDVDFAAMMIPHHQGAIDMALAELRYGTNEQLRRIAQEIVVEQQQEINAMRLALGQPLPTQTAAPTQMAPAPASAPAAMHNHSSMSKDGMTMPRPAATK
- a CDS encoding RNA polymerase sigma factor produces the protein MNDMVRLIEPLIPALRRYARALVRDRSAADDLVQDCLERAVSRWHQRRLDGDPRSWMFSILHNLAVNRFRGQKRRPVHVEIDEAPGGELSHMATQDRTIEVRQMLRCVDQLPEEQRSVLLLVVVEDLSYAQAADVLGIPVGTVMSRLSRARDRLVELMDGTVAEQPPKPFLRRVK
- a CDS encoding VOC family protein; the encoded protein is MAKPVHSMIRVLDEAKALDFYKRAFGLEIADNLRFDGFALIYLRHPSSPFEVELTVNYDRKEPYTLGDGYGHLAVVVDDLDAEHARFERENLAPGPLRDFKHNGATLARFFFVSDPDGYKIEVIQRGGRFG
- a CDS encoding M16 family metallopeptidase — protein: MIFARRFACTLAVAAAALALAPAADAATKIQRLVSPGGIEAWFVQDATVPLIAMEYAFQGGASQDPIGKPGVGNLVADLLDEGSGDLDSKTFHERLDRRAIELSFQVARDNFRGSLRMLRDNKDEAFELLRTALTSPHFDSADVERIRSQVISGLRRETTNPSSLAGRKFLELSFPNHPYGRPANGTLESVPTITVDDLKDYVGHVLAKDTLKVAVVGDVDPATLGKLLDQTFGSLPAKATLTAVPDVVATKPPQRVLVPLDVPQTVITFGGPGIRRHDPNFMAAYVVNHILGGGGLSSRLYKEVREKRGLAYSVYDALLWMDHSALFIGNTATRFDRAGETIAAVEGEIRRIADEGPTQQELDEAKSYINGSQMLALDTSSKLAQAMLQYQLDKMPIDYIEKRSEIVNAVTLDDAKKAARQLWSQGLLTAVVGRTPQAAAEPAQAPATAPMTKTN
- a CDS encoding YncE family protein, translated to MKRSLLTAGLLASTILACSSAWAGQAPAAASPDIAVSHRDRVYAAEQFSNTVSVTDPVDNRLLGVIRLGDPQPVNFSPLYRGQVLVHGMGFSPDHKTLAIVSIGSNSVTFIDTATNAVKHTTYVGRSPHEAFFTPDGKEVWVTVRGEDYVSVLNASSFEEKTRIRTPNGPGMQIFSPDGKYGYICSSFNPETDVVTVADHQIVARVKQESPFCPNIAATADGKQVWFTLKDIGKTQVFDAQPPFNLIKTLNTGPITNHVNFAVNGNGSFAYVTVGGLNVVKVFRTDNFEQVATIPVGNLPHGVWPSGDGTRVYVGLENADALAAIDTLTNKVIANIPIGQAPQAITYVPNAVPEGAGTDNLQPLGVAGQAAHLTLAAAGKAAEQAPTSVSLFDQGLIQVLQASVTGLEPKKPYMLALSPSPEGHGELQALANFMTNPAGSAIVNAAGQIRQIVQSEVKDERRYLVIAENAAGKPGKIVQVQGH